A genomic segment from Streptomyces sp. NBC_00654 encodes:
- a CDS encoding MerR family transcriptional regulator gives MEELAGMAGITVRTLRFYRERGLIPPPRREGRITWYDDHHLARLRTIAGLLERGHTLNGIADLAATFESGRDVAEVLGLGEPTEETPVRLTPEQLADYFEGEVTPENLATALDLGYLATDGDEIVHISRRLLEVSAELVREGVPLSTVLSSGRRVREHADALAEIFVRVLHAHTAETEPAQLRPLARAVVDAELSMALDRRLRREDGTQPPKAPEADAPADRRTAPGA, from the coding sequence ATGGAGGAGCTGGCCGGAATGGCCGGCATCACCGTGCGGACCCTGCGCTTCTACCGGGAGCGCGGCCTGATCCCGCCGCCCCGCCGCGAAGGCCGTATCACCTGGTACGACGACCACCACCTGGCCCGTCTGCGCACCATCGCCGGTCTGCTGGAGCGCGGCCACACCCTCAACGGCATCGCGGATCTGGCCGCCACCTTCGAGAGCGGCCGCGATGTCGCCGAGGTGCTGGGTCTGGGCGAACCGACCGAGGAGACCCCGGTCCGCCTCACCCCGGAACAGCTCGCGGACTACTTCGAGGGCGAGGTCACCCCGGAGAACCTGGCCACCGCGCTCGACCTGGGCTATCTGGCCACCGACGGCGACGAGATCGTGCACATCAGCCGCCGTCTGCTGGAAGTCTCGGCGGAACTGGTACGGGAAGGGGTGCCGCTCTCCACGGTGCTCTCCTCGGGCCGCCGCGTCCGGGAACACGCGGACGCTCTCGCCGAAATCTTCGTCCGGGTACTGCATGCCCATACGGCGGAGACCGAACCGGCCCAACTCCGGCCATTGGCGCGCGCGGTGGTGGACGCGGAGCTTTCCATGGCACTGGACCGGCGGCTGCGCCGTGAGGACGGCACCCAGCCCCCGAAGGCGCCGGAGGCCGACGCACCGGCGGACCGGCGAACCGCACCCGGGGCGTAA
- a CDS encoding RICIN domain-containing protein yields the protein MTMKTHSRTAWRAMSCAVALSAACWGLGSSAGAAPSEPAGDGYYELRVAHSDMCLDVAGKALHHGAKVVQATCTPGSTNQAWNIKPLGGDRFLIRAMHSGLCLDVAHASSAHAARVVQADCHGGDNQAWGFFGGPQYERRADGQEMPRVYANYKLVAKHSGHCLDVAHYSVRHGTDVVQAHCSAPGYNQLWRLVPR from the coding sequence ATGACCATGAAGACTCATTCAAGAACCGCATGGCGTGCCATGTCCTGCGCCGTGGCGCTGAGCGCCGCGTGCTGGGGCCTGGGCAGTTCAGCAGGCGCGGCACCTTCGGAGCCTGCCGGTGACGGGTACTACGAACTCCGCGTCGCGCACTCGGACATGTGCCTGGACGTCGCGGGCAAGGCCCTGCACCACGGCGCGAAGGTGGTCCAGGCCACCTGCACGCCCGGCAGCACCAACCAGGCGTGGAACATCAAGCCGCTGGGTGGGGACCGTTTCCTCATCAGGGCCATGCACTCGGGCCTGTGCCTCGATGTCGCGCATGCCAGCAGCGCTCATGCCGCACGGGTCGTCCAGGCCGACTGCCACGGCGGGGACAACCAGGCCTGGGGATTCTTCGGCGGGCCGCAGTACGAGCGCAGGGCGGACGGTCAGGAGATGCCGAGGGTCTACGCGAACTACAAGCTCGTGGCCAAGCACTCCGGGCACTGCCTCGATGTCGCGCACTACAGCGTGCGACACGGTACGGACGTCGTCCAGGCCCACTGCTCGGCCCCCGGATACAACCAGCTGTGGCGCCTGGTGCCGCGATAG
- a CDS encoding exodeoxyribonuclease III — MFNVTSVNVNGLRAAAKKGFVEWLASTDADVICLQEVRAEPGQLPAEVREPEGWHTVHAPAAAKGRAGVSLYSRHAPERTQIGFGGFGVAGSEEFDASGRYAEIDLPGVTVASLYLPSGEVGTERQEEKERFMAAFLPYLKGLGERAAAEGREVVVCGDWNIAHQEADLKNWKSNKKNSGFLPEEREWLTRVLGEAAYVDVVRALHPGVEGPYSWWSYRGRAFDNDSGWRIDYQMATPGLAGRAVKAWVERAATHEERWSDHAPVAVVYDK; from the coding sequence ATGTTCAATGTGACCTCTGTGAATGTCAACGGGCTCCGTGCCGCCGCGAAGAAGGGCTTCGTCGAGTGGCTCGCGTCGACCGACGCCGATGTGATCTGCCTCCAGGAGGTCCGGGCCGAACCGGGGCAGCTGCCCGCCGAGGTGCGGGAGCCCGAGGGCTGGCACACCGTGCACGCCCCCGCCGCCGCCAAGGGGCGGGCCGGGGTCTCGCTCTACTCGCGGCACGCGCCGGAGCGGACGCAGATCGGTTTCGGCGGCTTCGGGGTGGCCGGGAGCGAGGAGTTCGACGCGAGCGGGCGGTACGCCGAGATCGACCTGCCCGGCGTCACGGTCGCGAGCCTCTATCTGCCCTCGGGTGAGGTCGGCACCGAGCGGCAGGAGGAGAAGGAGCGCTTCATGGCGGCCTTCCTGCCCTATCTGAAGGGGCTCGGGGAACGGGCCGCCGCGGAGGGGCGCGAGGTCGTGGTGTGCGGCGACTGGAACATCGCCCACCAGGAGGCGGACCTCAAGAACTGGAAGTCCAACAAGAAGAACTCCGGCTTCCTCCCCGAGGAGCGGGAGTGGCTGACCCGGGTCCTGGGCGAGGCCGCCTACGTGGACGTGGTGCGCGCGCTGCACCCCGGAGTGGAGGGCCCGTACAGCTGGTGGTCCTACCGGGGGCGGGCCTTCGACAACGACTCCGGCTGGCGCATCGACTACCAGATGGCCACCCCGGGGCTGGCCGGGCGCGCGGTGAAGGCCTGGGTCGAGCGGGCCGCCACGCACGAGGAGCGGTGGAGCGACCATGCGCCGGTGGCGGTCGTGTACGACAAGTGA
- a CDS encoding pentapeptide repeat-containing protein, translating to MSLPDPTRSRAVLVGTANYIEGSEYASNPSVKRSLDAFAENLRSLTGLSDAHICVVDDPVDSLEVGRILKTAGSEATGGMLLFYFVGHGVSLRDNSLALTVKNSIMREKEASPNIRYDFIKNLMIDSAAASKVVILDCCYSGIAHGRITLGEPLVNPESVIIPEIEGSYVLTATDTKSPLALAEGREGYTSFTGDLIDIMRKGSSADHEYLTMDVIFNELRIRARKERSLDDTYPVPRASGGGLGNRVSLARNPKYSKSTTLSWPNGLQTRFENAANIICDSQNSAPRRIIAAKQIVAVADECSGFADFGANRRDPRVQLCIDALVISLRSPYPVDFVAQPYKSSAVYDVQVIHPECLYRQEVVKIIAERRLLPEGSAGSWSIYQPSLRKAILYNCDLSDLDLQRINLRDAKLFGADLSGANLSGSELRDAKLGWAYLSSAILIKASLIAADLSNSWLSEANLSNANLECANITGIKVDGAVKAGMTFKAWGEEEIFVGSFGPYIHDWQE from the coding sequence ATGAGCCTTCCTGACCCGACCAGGTCGAGGGCGGTTCTGGTTGGGACCGCCAACTATATCGAGGGATCCGAGTACGCGAGCAACCCTTCGGTGAAGAGAAGCCTCGACGCTTTCGCAGAAAATCTCAGAAGCCTGACTGGACTGAGCGACGCACACATCTGCGTGGTAGATGATCCTGTTGACTCCCTGGAAGTTGGAAGAATACTCAAAACTGCGGGGAGTGAAGCCACAGGAGGCATGCTCCTATTCTATTTTGTCGGTCATGGCGTAAGCCTGAGAGACAACTCCCTAGCACTCACTGTCAAGAATTCCATCATGAGAGAGAAGGAGGCATCACCCAACATTAGGTATGATTTCATCAAAAATTTGATGATTGACTCTGCCGCCGCAAGCAAGGTTGTAATTCTCGACTGCTGCTACAGCGGAATTGCGCATGGGAGAATCACACTGGGGGAGCCTTTAGTGAACCCAGAGTCAGTAATAATTCCAGAGATAGAAGGAAGTTATGTATTAACTGCAACCGACACAAAAAGCCCGCTTGCGTTAGCGGAGGGAAGGGAGGGATACACCTCCTTCACGGGAGATCTAATTGACATTATGCGCAAGGGCTCCTCGGCTGATCACGAGTATCTCACGATGGACGTCATCTTTAATGAACTAAGAATCAGGGCGCGCAAGGAACGCTCCTTGGATGACACGTATCCCGTACCGCGGGCCAGCGGAGGCGGCCTCGGGAACCGTGTTTCTCTCGCACGCAATCCAAAGTACTCTAAATCCACAACCCTATCGTGGCCAAATGGCCTGCAGACCCGTTTCGAAAATGCAGCGAATATCATATGCGACTCGCAGAACAGCGCCCCGCGCAGGATTATTGCCGCTAAGCAAATCGTTGCAGTTGCGGACGAATGCTCAGGATTTGCCGATTTCGGCGCCAATCGTCGTGACCCTAGGGTTCAATTATGCATCGACGCCTTGGTTATATCTCTGCGTTCTCCGTATCCAGTCGACTTCGTTGCTCAGCCGTACAAATCATCGGCTGTCTACGATGTTCAGGTGATTCATCCTGAATGCTTGTACAGGCAAGAAGTCGTAAAAATTATAGCTGAGAGGCGTCTACTCCCAGAGGGCAGCGCAGGGTCTTGGAGCATATACCAACCAAGCCTGCGCAAAGCAATACTATACAACTGCGACCTTTCTGACCTTGACCTCCAACGCATCAACCTTCGCGATGCAAAACTTTTCGGAGCAGATCTCTCAGGGGCAAACCTTTCAGGCTCTGAACTGAGGGATGCGAAATTGGGATGGGCATATCTCTCTTCAGCCATTCTAATTAAAGCCAGCCTCATTGCTGCCGACTTGTCAAATTCTTGGCTAAGTGAAGCAAACTTGAGTAACGCAAATCTCGAATGTGCGAACATAACAGGAATAAAGGTTGATGGAGCTGTAAAGGCTGGCATGACATTCAAGGCATGGGGAGAAGAGGAAATTTTCGTCGGAAGCTTTGGGCCGTATATCCATGATTGGCAAGAATGA
- the glpR gene encoding gephyrin-like molybdotransferase receptor GlpR, translating to MSSSGLIYAVIVGAWAAYLVPMWLRRQDELNEARPTERFSTAIRLLSGRAAMERRYAKELRDRTAEEAGPDVDPDAETDRMETVDVRAFSAPPAHTEARMHDPAHAPDRSPGRPVADRQASERQAHDRPASGHQAADRSEPARPPQQRARTSGADAERVRRAQRSQVLARRRRTTVVLFLAFTLGAVVAAVGGLSFLWAPAVPAVLLSTYIVHLRAQERRRFAFTMDRRRAEVAAQRLRESRPRRHQPAAPAPAEPDEEPEAHHPQPEPAPVVSPQEAGRRALVEQTDHAEWVDQQRERGPVQGDSWEPVPVPLPTYVTAPVAPRATGGVEVGDPETWSAARSSTAEPTQTGTSHPTVPAVDPAPRQRTNQPRRTRDRGRTPLFDQYDDEDRPRAANE from the coding sequence GTGAGCAGCAGCGGCCTCATCTACGCAGTCATCGTCGGGGCCTGGGCCGCCTACTTGGTGCCGATGTGGCTCCGCAGGCAGGACGAGCTCAATGAAGCCCGTCCTACGGAACGCTTCAGCACCGCCATCCGGCTGCTGTCCGGACGGGCGGCCATGGAGCGCCGGTACGCCAAGGAGCTGCGGGACCGCACCGCCGAGGAGGCGGGGCCCGACGTCGACCCGGACGCGGAAACGGACCGAATGGAAACCGTTGACGTCCGGGCCTTTTCCGCGCCTCCGGCGCATACCGAAGCCCGGATGCACGACCCGGCGCACGCCCCCGACCGCTCGCCCGGCCGTCCGGTAGCGGACCGCCAGGCGTCCGAGCGGCAGGCGCACGACCGCCCGGCGTCCGGTCACCAGGCGGCGGACCGGTCCGAACCGGCGCGCCCGCCCCAGCAGCGCGCGCGCACGAGCGGCGCGGACGCCGAGCGGGTGCGGCGGGCCCAGCGCTCGCAGGTCCTGGCCCGGCGCAGACGGACCACCGTCGTCCTGTTCCTGGCCTTCACGCTCGGCGCGGTCGTCGCGGCGGTCGGCGGGCTCAGCTTCCTGTGGGCGCCCGCCGTGCCCGCCGTGCTGCTCAGCACGTACATCGTGCATCTGCGCGCCCAGGAGCGACGCCGGTTCGCCTTCACCATGGACCGCCGCCGGGCGGAGGTGGCGGCGCAGCGCCTGCGCGAGAGCCGCCCGCGCCGGCACCAGCCCGCGGCACCGGCTCCCGCCGAGCCCGACGAGGAGCCCGAAGCGCACCACCCCCAGCCGGAACCCGCACCCGTGGTCTCCCCGCAGGAGGCCGGCCGCCGCGCCCTCGTCGAGCAGACGGACCACGCGGAGTGGGTGGACCAGCAGCGCGAACGCGGCCCGGTCCAGGGCGACAGCTGGGAGCCCGTCCCGGTCCCGCTGCCCACCTATGTCACCGCCCCGGTGGCCCCGCGCGCCACGGGCGGGGTGGAGGTCGGCGACCCGGAGACCTGGAGCGCGGCCCGTTCCAGCACGGCCGAGCCCACCCAGACCGGCACCTCGCACCCGACGGTGCCCGCCGTGGACCCGGCGCCACGCCAGCGCACGAACCAGCCCCGTCGCACCCGCGACCGGGGCAGGACCCCCCTCTTCGACCAGTACGACGACGAGGACCGACCCCGAGCGGCCAACGAATGA
- a CDS encoding serine hydrolase — translation MSRRLTCAVVATLCLAVAAPTASAAEPGVEGAAAAAPSSRPGGDDRQAALRGLTDAGAVSAIAKVRDGGGTWRGSTGVADLVSGEPVRGDGRFRIGSVTKMFVATTTLQLVGEGRLGLEDSVESHLPGLVPNGGNITVRQLLNQRSGLFDVINETTEIFPHPTDAQGFRDWIAAGGLNRTFTARELVSKSMAHPPHFEPGAKYRYSNTNFTLLGMIIEAATGNSYAHEIRHRILRPLGMTKTSLPGASAVIPGRHAHGYWTTVDGAGTPNPVKTDIDVTRHNASWAGSSGGIISTTADLLRFDKALLHGKLLAPAQQREMTTMLGTDSDKLAYGMGLARTPLSCTTVLGHSGSVLGYSTHLWGTAGRQVALSYTPRGDNAEKEAQAKAVGAFLEAAFCGTGRGR, via the coding sequence GTGTCACGTCGTTTGACCTGTGCCGTCGTCGCCACACTCTGCCTGGCGGTGGCCGCGCCCACGGCTTCCGCCGCGGAGCCCGGTGTGGAGGGGGCCGCGGCGGCCGCTCCGTCCTCCCGGCCCGGTGGGGATGACCGGCAAGCAGCCCTGCGCGGACTGACCGACGCCGGGGCGGTGTCCGCGATAGCCAAGGTCCGCGACGGGGGCGGGACCTGGCGGGGGAGTACGGGGGTGGCCGATCTCGTGAGTGGGGAGCCCGTGCGGGGGGACGGGCGGTTCCGGATCGGCAGTGTCACCAAGATGTTCGTCGCCACCACCACGTTGCAGCTCGTCGGTGAGGGACGGCTCGGCCTGGAGGACTCTGTGGAGAGTCATCTGCCGGGGCTGGTGCCCAACGGGGGGAACATCACCGTGCGCCAACTGCTCAACCAGCGCTCGGGACTGTTCGACGTCATCAACGAGACCACCGAGATATTTCCCCATCCCACCGACGCCCAGGGCTTCCGGGACTGGATCGCGGCGGGCGGGCTGAACCGCACCTTCACGGCACGTGAGCTGGTGTCCAAGTCCATGGCCCACCCGCCCCACTTCGAGCCCGGCGCGAAGTACCGGTACTCCAACACCAACTTCACGCTCCTCGGCATGATCATCGAAGCGGCGACCGGGAACTCCTACGCGCACGAGATCCGCCACCGCATCCTGCGCCCGCTCGGGATGACGAAGACCAGCCTGCCCGGTGCCTCCGCGGTCATCCCGGGCCGCCACGCCCACGGTTACTGGACCACCGTCGACGGCGCCGGTACGCCGAACCCCGTCAAGACCGACATCGACGTCACCCGCCACAACGCCTCATGGGCGGGCTCCAGCGGCGGGATCATCTCCACCACCGCGGACCTGCTCCGGTTCGACAAGGCCCTGTTGCACGGGAAGCTGCTGGCCCCCGCGCAGCAGCGTGAGATGACCACGATGCTCGGCACCGACTCCGACAAGCTCGCATACGGGATGGGCCTGGCCCGTACCCCGCTGTCCTGCACCACCGTGCTCGGCCACTCCGGCTCGGTCCTCGGATACAGCACCCACCTCTGGGGCACGGCCGGCCGGCAGGTCGCGCTGTCCTACACTCCGCGCGGCGACAACGCCGAGAAGGAAGCGCAGGCCAAGGCGGTCGGCGCGTTCCTCGAAGCCGCCTTCTGCGGCACCGGCCGAGGCCGGTAG
- a CDS encoding NAD(P)/FAD-dependent oxidoreductase → MAQQEQVRVAVIGSGFGGLGAAVRLRREGITDFVVLERAGSVGGTWRDNSYPGCACDVPSHLYSFSFAPNPDWPRTFSGQRHIRAYLEHVADTFGLRPHLRLNHEVTMMRWDNDELHWVIESANGTTIVADVVVSATGPLSDPKMPDIPGLAEFPGKVFHSARWDHDYDLTGKRVAMIGTGASAIQIVPAIQPKAGRVTLFQRTPPWVMPRMDRTISGAERWLHRAVPLTGTARRGLLWGIRELQVSAFTKHPDQLGLVEKIAKSNIARSIKDPALRAKLTPSYRIGCKRILLSSAYYPALARPNVDVVASGLAEVRGSTVVAADGTETEVDAIIFGTGFHVTDMPIADRVVGSAGITLAEHWKTGMKSLRGATADGFPNWMTIIGPNTGLGNSSMILMIESQLNYMADYLRQLNVLGGRAAFGARPSAVTAWNHRVQQRMKRTVWNTGGCTSWYLDAEGRNTTVWPGTTGEFRKETRVMDLAEYEVIRLPKRTVPAQARAGAPVAEEIAG, encoded by the coding sequence ATGGCCCAGCAGGAGCAGGTACGCGTGGCGGTGATCGGATCCGGATTCGGGGGCCTCGGGGCCGCCGTCCGGCTGCGCCGCGAAGGGATCACCGATTTCGTCGTCCTGGAACGGGCCGGCTCGGTCGGCGGCACCTGGCGCGACAACAGCTACCCGGGCTGCGCCTGCGACGTACCGTCCCACCTCTACTCGTTCTCCTTCGCGCCCAACCCCGACTGGCCGCGCACCTTCTCCGGGCAGCGGCACATCCGCGCCTATCTGGAGCATGTCGCGGACACCTTCGGGCTGCGCCCGCATCTGCGCCTCAACCATGAGGTGACGATGATGCGTTGGGACAACGACGAACTGCACTGGGTGATCGAGTCCGCGAACGGGACCACGATCGTCGCCGATGTCGTCGTCTCCGCGACCGGCCCGCTGTCCGACCCGAAGATGCCGGACATCCCGGGGCTCGCCGAATTCCCCGGCAAGGTCTTCCACTCGGCCCGGTGGGACCACGACTACGACCTCACCGGCAAGCGCGTCGCCATGATCGGCACCGGCGCCTCCGCCATCCAGATAGTCCCGGCGATCCAGCCGAAGGCCGGCCGGGTGACCCTCTTCCAGCGCACCCCGCCCTGGGTCATGCCGCGCATGGACCGGACCATCAGCGGCGCCGAACGCTGGCTGCACCGCGCGGTCCCCCTCACCGGCACCGCGCGCCGCGGACTGCTGTGGGGCATCAGGGAGTTGCAGGTCAGTGCCTTCACCAAGCACCCGGACCAGCTGGGCCTGGTGGAGAAGATAGCCAAGTCCAACATCGCCCGGTCCATCAAGGACCCCGCGCTGCGGGCCAAGCTGACCCCCTCGTACCGCATCGGCTGCAAGCGCATACTGCTCTCCAGCGCCTACTACCCGGCGCTCGCCCGGCCCAATGTGGACGTGGTCGCCTCCGGGCTCGCCGAGGTGCGCGGCTCCACGGTCGTCGCGGCCGATGGTACGGAGACCGAGGTCGACGCGATCATCTTCGGCACCGGCTTCCATGTGACCGACATGCCGATCGCCGACCGGGTCGTCGGCTCGGCCGGCATCACGCTCGCCGAGCACTGGAAGACGGGCATGAAATCGCTGCGCGGCGCCACCGCGGACGGCTTCCCCAACTGGATGACGATCATCGGACCCAACACCGGTCTCGGCAACTCCTCCATGATTCTGATGATCGAATCCCAGCTGAACTACATGGCCGACTACCTGCGCCAGCTGAACGTCCTGGGCGGCCGGGCGGCGTTCGGCGCCCGCCCCTCCGCCGTCACCGCGTGGAACCACCGGGTCCAGCAGCGGATGAAGCGGACCGTGTGGAACACCGGTGGCTGCACCAGCTGGTACCTGGACGCCGAGGGGCGCAACACCACGGTCTGGCCCGGTACGACGGGTGAATTCCGCAAGGAGACACGGGTCATGGACCTCGCGGAGTACGAGGTCATCCGCCTCCCGAAGCGGACCGTGCCCGCCCAGGCGCGCGCCGGGGCGCCCGTCGCCGAGGAGATCGCGGGATGA
- a CDS encoding PP2C family serine/threonine-protein phosphatase, producing the protein MTPIPGCVACGGTVAPDGRCWDCGAAQPAFRAHVELTAEGGAAGVSDRGKRRDINADAMVLTGVGGWTVGVVCDGVSMSPRSERAARVAAETGANAVVAGLAAGALPEDALADAAVRAGRAVAALAASVDAAPACTYVAGIAGPEGIWSAWIGDSRAYWLPDRGPGKRMSEDDTGEHGALAAWLGADAGAPVARIRSYRPGGAGCLLLCTDGLTRGLPDPDALRAVLTRGRSGAAAGGGLLGGARALVGHALDAGGHDNITALLIPAGAAGG; encoded by the coding sequence ATGACCCCAATCCCCGGCTGTGTCGCCTGTGGTGGAACGGTGGCCCCCGACGGCCGCTGCTGGGACTGCGGTGCGGCACAGCCGGCCTTCCGCGCGCATGTGGAGCTCACCGCCGAAGGCGGCGCGGCGGGGGTCAGCGACCGGGGCAAACGGCGCGACATCAACGCGGACGCCATGGTGCTGACCGGAGTGGGCGGTTGGACGGTCGGCGTCGTCTGTGACGGGGTGTCCATGTCGCCCCGGTCGGAGCGGGCCGCCCGGGTCGCGGCCGAGACCGGGGCGAACGCCGTGGTGGCGGGGCTGGCGGCGGGTGCTCTGCCGGAGGACGCGCTCGCCGACGCGGCCGTTCGTGCCGGGCGGGCGGTCGCGGCCCTCGCGGCGTCGGTGGACGCCGCCCCGGCGTGTACGTATGTCGCGGGCATCGCGGGACCGGAGGGCATCTGGAGCGCGTGGATCGGCGACAGCCGTGCCTACTGGCTGCCGGACCGGGGCCCCGGGAAGCGGATGAGCGAGGACGACACCGGGGAGCACGGCGCCCTCGCCGCCTGGCTGGGGGCGGACGCCGGTGCGCCGGTGGCGCGTATCCGTAGCTACCGGCCGGGCGGGGCGGGCTGTCTGCTGCTGTGCACGGACGGGCTCACCCGTGGTCTGCCCGATCCCGACGCGCTGCGGGCCGTACTGACCCGTGGCCGGTCCGGGGCGGCGGCGGGCGGCGGACTTCTCGGCGGTGCCCGCGCGTTGGTCGGTCACGCCCTCGACGCCGGGGGGCACGACAACATCACCGCGCTGCTCATCCCCGCCGGGGCGGCCGGCGGCTGA
- a CDS encoding alpha/beta fold hydrolase gives MDFVTGHGNALAYDDRGPSDGLPVVLVHGHPFNRTMWNPQAEALVRAGYRVIAADLRGYGDSAVVPGRTLLADFAGDTAELLDHLGIGRAVIGGLSMGGQIAMEFHRLYGSRVAALVLADTSPVAETEDGRAFRNRLADRLLAEGLDGYAAEVIDRMVAPYNVTGLPEVASQVLDMMRTTAPEGAAAALRGRAERPDYRDSLAGARVPVLIVVGEDDTYTPVAEAEAMHRLVPDSGIVVVGRAAHLPNLERPEEFNAALLEFLARL, from the coding sequence ATGGACTTCGTGACCGGGCACGGCAACGCCCTCGCGTACGACGACCGGGGGCCGTCCGACGGCCTGCCGGTCGTCCTGGTGCACGGGCACCCGTTCAACCGGACGATGTGGAACCCGCAGGCCGAGGCGCTGGTGCGGGCCGGGTACCGGGTGATCGCGGCGGATCTGCGCGGGTACGGCGACAGCGCGGTCGTCCCCGGCCGCACCCTGCTCGCGGACTTCGCCGGGGACACCGCCGAGCTGCTGGACCACCTGGGCATCGGCCGGGCGGTGATCGGCGGGCTCTCCATGGGCGGCCAGATCGCCATGGAGTTCCACCGGCTGTACGGGTCCCGGGTGGCCGCCCTGGTGCTCGCCGACACCTCCCCGGTCGCCGAGACCGAGGACGGCAGGGCCTTCCGCAACCGGCTGGCCGACCGGCTGCTCGCCGAGGGGCTGGACGGCTACGCGGCCGAGGTCATCGACAGGATGGTCGCCCCGTACAACGTGACGGGGCTCCCCGAAGTCGCCTCGCAGGTCCTGGACATGATGCGGACGACCGCCCCGGAAGGGGCCGCGGCGGCGCTGCGGGGCCGGGCCGAGCGGCCCGACTACCGCGACTCGCTCGCGGGGGCCCGGGTGCCCGTGCTGATCGTCGTCGGGGAGGACGACACCTATACGCCGGTCGCGGAGGCGGAGGCCATGCACCGGCTGGTCCCGGACTCCGGGATCGTGGTCGTCGGGCGGGCCGCCCACCTGCCCAACCTGGAGCGGCCCGAGGAGTTCAACGCCGCGCTGCTGGAGTTCCTCGCGCGGCTGTGA
- a CDS encoding SAM-dependent methyltransferase, which produces MTADLPQSRIDTGKPHPARVYDWLLGGKDNYPVDQAVGEKLPAEARANAARNRAFMHRASAWLAHRGIGQFLDIGTGIPTAPNLHQVVQDIVPSARVVYADNDPIVLRHAEALLISSPEGATDYIHADVRKPEAILEHARELLDFDRPVALSLIALMHFLPDDQDPYGITRTLVDALPRGSFLVLSHGTADQHPELRQETESAYRKGAIALRMRTRAEVEPFFEGLDLVAPGLVTATEWYQREPAPENERSGFYVGVARVR; this is translated from the coding sequence GTGACTGCCGATCTGCCCCAGTCCCGCATCGACACCGGCAAGCCGCACCCGGCGCGCGTCTACGACTGGCTCCTCGGCGGCAAGGACAACTACCCGGTGGATCAGGCGGTCGGCGAGAAGCTGCCCGCCGAGGCGCGGGCCAACGCGGCGCGGAACCGGGCCTTCATGCACCGGGCCTCCGCCTGGCTGGCGCACCGGGGGATCGGCCAGTTCCTCGACATAGGCACCGGTATTCCCACCGCGCCGAATCTGCACCAGGTGGTCCAGGACATCGTGCCCTCGGCCCGGGTCGTCTACGCCGACAACGATCCCATCGTCCTGCGGCATGCCGAAGCGCTGCTCATCAGCAGCCCCGAAGGCGCCACCGACTACATCCACGCCGATGTCAGGAAGCCGGAGGCGATCCTCGAACACGCCCGTGAGCTGCTGGACTTCGACCGGCCCGTCGCCCTGTCGCTGATCGCGCTCATGCACTTCCTGCCCGACGACCAGGACCCGTACGGCATCACCCGTACGCTCGTGGACGCCCTTCCCCGGGGCAGCTTCCTGGTCCTCTCGCACGGCACCGCCGACCAGCACCCGGAGCTCCGCCAGGAGACCGAGAGCGCCTACCGGAAGGGCGCCATCGCCCTGCGGATGCGTACCCGCGCCGAGGTCGAGCCGTTCTTCGAGGGACTGGACCTCGTCGCACCGGGCCTGGTCACCGCGACCGAGTGGTACCAGCGGGAGCCCGCGCCGGAGAACGAGCGCAGCGGCTTCTACGTGGGTGTGGCGCGGGTGCGCTGA
- a CDS encoding GNAT family N-acetyltransferase, giving the protein MNIQTQPFDHPDAVKLNDQVQLEYAERYGDGEGDATPLDARMFEPPNGLYLLAYDASGNPVATGGWRAQERNEEGYSDGDAELKRMYVVLEARGNGLARRLLAALEADARAAGRTRMVLETGDQQPEAIALYTSSGYAPCEKFGHYRTYESSMCFAKPLQQA; this is encoded by the coding sequence ATGAATATCCAGACCCAGCCGTTCGATCACCCCGACGCCGTCAAACTCAACGATCAGGTGCAGCTTGAGTACGCCGAGCGCTACGGGGACGGCGAGGGCGATGCCACACCCCTCGACGCCAGGATGTTCGAACCGCCGAACGGTCTGTATCTCCTCGCCTACGACGCGTCGGGCAACCCCGTGGCCACCGGCGGCTGGCGTGCCCAGGAGCGGAACGAGGAGGGCTACTCCGACGGCGACGCCGAGCTCAAGCGCATGTACGTGGTGCTCGAAGCCCGCGGCAACGGACTGGCGCGGCGCCTTCTCGCCGCCCTGGAGGCCGACGCCCGGGCGGCGGGCCGCACCCGCATGGTGCTGGAGACCGGCGACCAGCAGCCCGAGGCGATAGCCCTGTACACCTCCAGCGGCTACGCGCCCTGCGAGAAGTTCGGCCACTACCGCACGTACGAGAGCAGCATGTGCTTCGCCAAGCCCCTCCAGCAGGCCTGA